A genomic stretch from Betaproteobacteria bacterium includes:
- the tsaE gene encoding tRNA (adenosine(37)-N6)-threonylcarbamoyltransferase complex ATPase subunit type 1 TsaE, which produces MNSALAVTLQLPAEEDTLALGSALSRGIEPGALLFLQGDLGCGKTTLVRGLMRGLGFEGRVKSPTFALVEAYELSRLSLYHFDLYRFEDAQELRDSGLLENFESDAVCIVEWPEKASGSLPVADLTVQLSLAVSGGRTAVLEARTPRGAHWLKAARLC; this is translated from the coding sequence ATGAACTCAGCGCTCGCCGTGACGCTTCAACTACCCGCGGAGGAAGACACGCTCGCGCTCGGATCCGCGCTCTCCCGCGGGATCGAACCGGGTGCCCTTCTTTTCCTGCAAGGCGACCTGGGGTGCGGCAAGACGACCCTGGTGCGCGGCCTGATGCGCGGCCTGGGGTTCGAAGGACGGGTGAAAAGCCCCACCTTCGCCCTGGTTGAAGCTTACGAGCTTTCTAGGTTATCCTTGTACCACTTTGATTTGTATAGATTCGAAGATGCCCAAGAACTTCGCGATTCGGGGCTCCTGGAAAACTTCGAAAGCGACGCCGTCTGCATCGTCGAGTGGCCGGAAAAAGCGTCCGGATCTCTCCCCGTCGCGGACCTCACGGTGCAGTTGTCGCTCGCCGTGAGCGGAGGCAGAACCGCAGTACTGGAAGCGCGTACCCCACGAGGCGCTCATTGGCTGAAGGCAGCAAGACTCTGTTGA